The window TATTGCAAAAAAACACAACTGTTTATGAGGTTATTTTACTGAATATCTGATAAATATACGCTTTTAAGGAGCGACTATTTATAGTAAAGATTGTCCCTTTCATCAAAAATAGTCATTTTTCCGATACCGGAACAGGGAAAACATTCAAGGTGAACCCCAAAGGTTTTCTGCCATTGGAATTCACCTTGAATGGGTTGGGTGATTCAGGTCAATCCCTGTAGTCGACCCAGACCTTCATCTGGCCGGGAGCCCGGTTGTCCCAGAGGTAGTAGGGGACAAAGCGGATGGTATCTTCACCGTGGAGAGCATCGATCACCACCACCTCGTCGGTGAGCATGGTCGCTTTCTGCCCGATATACCGGGTATCGGCGGTCAGGTTGATTCCATCGAATGACGGGTTGTCTACCTCCTCCACACAGTAGACCAGCGGTCCCCGTTGGATGGCCCTCTTCCCTGCATTCGCGGTCACCCGCGGGTCTGCCTGGATCACCTCCACCGGCATCTCCAGCGTGAGTGATACCTTATCACCCCTCTTCCAGCTCCTCTCAATCACGGCATAACCCTGTTCAACCGGAACATTCTCTAGCTTCTCGCCATTCACCGTAATCGAATAACTCTTGCACCAACCGGGAATTCTAAGCCGCATCTCTTTCCGAAGCGTCTTCTTCAGCTCTTCCATGCTAATCTCCACCTTCCCGTCCCACGGGTAGCGGGTCTGCTGTTTCAGGGTGAGGCTCTCTTTCCCCAGGTCGATCTTTGCGCTGCTTCCGATATAGAGGTTTACCCACAGGGCATCGCCCGACACGCCGTAGATGTAGTTGCCCACCGACGGCAGGAAGCGGGAGATCTGGCTCGGACAGCAGGCGGTTCCATACCACTCCTTCCGGTGGTGGTCACCCCTCGACGCCAGCGGATTGACATAGAAGAAGCGGTCTCCTTCCAGTGAGATTCCGGCCAGTGCCCCGTTGTAGAGCGATCGCTCCAGCACGTCGGTGTATTTGGAGTCGCCCGTCAGCTGATGCATGCGGCAGTTCCACAATACCATTCCCACCGAGGCGCAGGTCTCGCAATAGGCTTCGTAGTTGGGGAGGTCGTAGGGCCGGGTGAACCCTTCGTTCTGTCTTGAGGAGCCGATACCGCCGGTGATGTACATCTTCCTTAGAACCACATCGTCCCATAACCGGTCCAGTGCCTCAATATAGTCCTTTTCGCCGGTCAATGCGGCCACGTCGGCCATGCCGCAGAAGAGGTACATGGCCCTGACGGCATGTCCCGTAATCTTGCTCAACTCCCTGACCGGGAGTTCATCCTGGTAATACTGCCGGTTCCAGGGACCGTTGGGGCCCCGGTTCCCATAGCCATGTCCCCGCTCCTCCAGGAGCCAGTAGGCAAAATCGAGATACTTCTTCTCGCCGGTCACTTCGTGCAGCTTAACCAGGGCCAGTTCAATCTCTTCATGTCCGGGTACCCAATGCCGTTTGCCCGGACCGAATTGGCTCATCATGTGCTCTATCATCCGGGTAGCCGCCTTCAGCAATTTATCCTTGCCGGTTGCCTTGTAGTAGGCAATGGCCGCCTCCAGTAGATGTCCTGCGCAATACATCTCATGCTTGTCCATGTCGGTCCAGCGGTTTTCCAGTCCTGTCAGCGAATAGAAAGTGTTGATGTAGCCATCCTCCTCCTGTGCTGCCACAAAGAGGTCGATCCACTTGTCGCACTTCTTCTCCAGTTCGGGGTCCGGTTTGTTGACCAGACTGTAAGCCATCCCCTCCAGTGCTTTGTAGACGTCGGAATCGTCGTAGAAGATGCCGGAGTGTTCGCCTTCATCCTTCGCCGCATTCATGAAGTTGCGGATCCGGCCCGTCTTGTTCTCAATCTGGTCGATGCAGACGGGCAGAGTGGTGGTGGCGTGCCTTTCCAGCCGGGGAGACCAGAAGTCGTCGTTGATGGTTACCTGTGAGAAATCGACCTGACGGATCTTTTTCGTGGCAGGCTGCTGCTCCGTCCCCGAGGAGTGGCATCCCCATGCGAGGAGGGGAATCAGCAGGTAAAAAGTGATAGATGATTTTCTCATGAGCTAACTGTTTTAGGCTGTATCTTGCAAACTATTTTCTCGTAACCGGGAATTCGGTGATCCGCAATGTGGTACATCCATAGGGAATCAGCGTGATCTCCTCTTCCGGAAGGGTCTCGGCCTGATACTGCACACTGTAGGGCAGTGGGCCGGCTGAACCGTTGTACTTCTGCCATTCTGGGAGCCGTTTCCCTTTTGTCTTGATCTCGATGGGGGCATTGACGCTGTTCCAGGGGTAGCCGTTCATCCCCTTTTTGACAACCTGGAACTCGCTCGCGATATTCTCCTCCCTGATCGACTCCTCCTTCAGGCAGTAGTTCCATGGAGAGCTGCTGTGTACTTCGTAGTACCAGTTGCCGTACCTTGTTCCAAACTTGTGGTCGTCGGGCACCTTGACCCACTTCTCTTCCATTTTCAGGGCATAAACCAGCGGGCCTCTTTCCACGACGGCCGAACCTTCATACCAGCGGGATACGGTCACCTTCATCGGCAATACCAGTTCCACCTCGTCGCCAGATTTCCAGACCCTGGAGATCCGCTCCATCTCGCCACCCGCTTTATTACCGAGGGGTTCACCGTTTACACGGAGTTCTGCCTCCTCACACCAGCCCGGAATACGTAAATAAAGTGGGAATTCCACAGATTCCGTCGCCTTGTCGGGAATATCTATCCTGAACCGGATGGTTTCATCGAAGGGGTAGTCGGTTTTCTCCTCAATCTTCACCAGGGTGCCCTGGCCAACTTTGGCAGTTACCACGCAGGGCGAGTAGTATAATGCGGCTAGACCGTTG of the Petrimonas mucosa genome contains:
- a CDS encoding glycoside hydrolase family 127 protein; amino-acid sequence: MRKSSITFYLLIPLLAWGCHSSGTEQQPATKKIRQVDFSQVTINDDFWSPRLERHATTTLPVCIDQIENKTGRIRNFMNAAKDEGEHSGIFYDDSDVYKALEGMAYSLVNKPDPELEKKCDKWIDLFVAAQEEDGYINTFYSLTGLENRWTDMDKHEMYCAGHLLEAAIAYYKATGKDKLLKAATRMIEHMMSQFGPGKRHWVPGHEEIELALVKLHEVTGEKKYLDFAYWLLEERGHGYGNRGPNGPWNRQYYQDELPVRELSKITGHAVRAMYLFCGMADVAALTGEKDYIEALDRLWDDVVLRKMYITGGIGSSRQNEGFTRPYDLPNYEAYCETCASVGMVLWNCRMHQLTGDSKYTDVLERSLYNGALAGISLEGDRFFYVNPLASRGDHHRKEWYGTACCPSQISRFLPSVGNYIYGVSGDALWVNLYIGSSAKIDLGKESLTLKQQTRYPWDGKVEISMEELKKTLRKEMRLRIPGWCKSYSITVNGEKLENVPVEQGYAVIERSWKRGDKVSLTLEMPVEVIQADPRVTANAGKRAIQRGPLVYCVEEVDNPSFDGINLTADTRYIGQKATMLTDEVVVIDALHGEDTIRFVPYYLWDNRAPGQMKVWVDYRD